One Myripristis murdjan chromosome 17, fMyrMur1.1, whole genome shotgun sequence DNA segment encodes these proteins:
- the kncn gene encoding kinocilin, with the protein MNQVSIGEYHGLRVGSALLSIVAGCIIIGVSRECDADAVGGIFLGAGGLGMLISVYPFIKAWLNINNILPNLGNFRVHPTPANAAPEQPAETLRREGTQSQLNLERSKSRMGTFVDGGPMAEANADEGTSSDIPDILSRRKLKHSPSDQELP; encoded by the exons ATGAACCAAGTCAGCATCGGGGAGTACCATGGGCTGCGGGTGGGCTCGGCCCTGCTTAGCATCGTGGCGGGCTGTATCATCATTGGGGTGTCGAGGGAatgtgatgctgatgctgtGGGAGGTATCTTCCTGGGAGCGGGGGGCCTCG GCATGCTCATATCTGTCTACCCTTTCATAAAAGCCTGGCTTAACATCAACAACATTCTTCCAAACCTGG GAAACTTTAGAGTCCACCCCACACCTGCCAATGCTGCTCCTGAGCAACCAGCAGAGACGCTAAGACGAGAAG GGACTCAGAGCCAGCTAAATCTGGAACGATCCAAGAGTCGTATGGGAACCTTTGTGGACGGTGGCCCAATGGCTGAGGCCAACGCAGATGAGGG GACATCCTCAGACATACCAGACATCTTGTCTAGAAGGAAACTTAAGCATTCACCTTCTGATCAAGAGTTGccatga
- the tmem275a gene encoding transmembrane protein 275: MVITDRSSSTPVPKKDLTKKKRRKSRPHGLPSPALCCACGLCIMLAGINITLVGAFAFSTLVPSANPPIIIGPILLLVAFSFFGACCVCSRLPPAQSSHRSKLGGRGTGLMGHGGLAGGAAFEIETSEHTLQDTTAVQLSPTPSPGSSRASSPEREALPDAAAPGTCKLFTMETNGPSSVATSAIYSASTVAGGEVRLNLPREEVVT, translated from the coding sequence ATGGTCATCACTGACAGGAGCTCCAGCACTCCTGTACCCAAAAAGGACCtcacaaagaagaagaggaggaagtctCGCCCTCATGGCCTGCCCTCTCCAGCACTATGCTGCGCCTGTGGCCTATGCATCATGCTGGCTGGAATCAACATCACCCTCGTGGGGGCTTTTGCCTTCAGCACATTGGTGCCTTCTGCCAACCCCCCCATCATCATTGGACCTATCCTGCTGCTGGtggccttttccttttttggggCCTGTTGTGTGTGCAGCCGCCTTCCGCCTGCCCAGAGCTCACATAGGTCTAAATTAGGTGGTCGAGGAACGGGGTTGATGGGACATGGTGGGTTAGCCGGAGGAGCAGCCTTCGAAATAGAGACCAGCGAGCACACGCTGCAGGATACAACAGCTGTGCAGCTCAGTCCCACGCCCTCCCCTGGATCATCTCGGGCGTCCAGCCCAGAAAGGGAGGCTCTTCCTGACGCAGCTGCACCTGGGACCTGCAAGCTTTTCACCATGGAGACCAATGGCCCTTCGTCTGTTGCTACTAGCGCAATCTACTCAGCCTCCACGGTAGCAGGAGGGGAGGTGAGGCTCAACCTGCCACGTGAAGAAGTGGTCACCTAG